From a single Equus asinus isolate D_3611 breed Donkey chromosome 2, EquAss-T2T_v2, whole genome shotgun sequence genomic region:
- the RPAP1 gene encoding RNA polymerase II-associated protein 1 produces the protein MLSRPKPGESELDLLRFQNQFLAAGAAPAVQLVKKGSRRDGDTNPNQTPLQDHRDVVMLDNLPDLPPALVPAPPKRARPSPGCPLPEHEDPEERLNRHDQHITAVLTKIIERDTSSAAVNLPLPSGVAFPPVFHRSQGRQGKAATSGKRSIFAQEIAARRVSEARVPAVREVVSILDPPEGAVTSEALTPREQGNQLPCGSSSFQGPHLVTGKGLRGQEAEQEAQTIHEENVARLQAMAPEEILQEQQRLLAQLDPSLVAFLRSRSRTHKQAGGKAAEEQRPGGPSVEVTGEEPVVPAPATEPRREDELEPGAPALALPMTPHKEWLHMDTVELEKLHWTQDLPPLRRQQTQERMQARFSLQGELLAPDVDLPTHLGLHHHGEEAERAGYSLQELFHLTRSQVSQQRVLALHVLAQVISRAQAGEFGDQLVGSVLHLLLDAGFLFLLRFSLDDRVDGVIAAAVRALRALLVAPGDEELLDSTFSWYHGALVFPLMPSQEDKEDEDEDEEPPAEKAKRKNPEEGNRPPSDLARHDVIKGLLATNLLPRLRYVLEVTCPGPSVVLDILAVLIRLARHSLESATRVLECPRLIETVVREFLPTSWSPVGVGPTPSLHKVPCATAMKLLRVLASAGRNIAARLLNSFDLRSHLRRFIAEPPQELALPPEEAEMLSMEAFRLWAVAASYGQGSDLYRELYPVLMQALQAVPKELNVHSPRPLSMQRIASLLSLLTQLTLAASSTAPEPSSDPAEASLSATPSLITWTEVSGLQLLVEPCLRQTLKLLPRPEMWSALGLVPTACLLFLDAYYQAWSQQPSLCPGDWLQDMERLSEELLLPLLNQPTLGSLWDSLGRCSLLCNPLSCAPTPETLSSLVSLGCTGGRPALSLAGSASPFPFLTALLSLFNTLARIHKGLCGQLAAILAAPGLQNYFLQCAAPVAAPHLTPFSAWALRHECHLQYLALTLAQRAATLQPMAATNATLHHGMALALLSRLLPGSEHLAHELLLSCVFRLEFLPEGASGGPEAADFSDRLSLRSGRDPGCERGAQLAQACQDLSSIRSCYLTHCSPARASLLASQAVYRGELQRIPALLLPVPKEPLLPTDWPFLPLIHLYHRASDTPSGLPPADTVGTAMRALQWVLVLESWRPQALWAVPPAARLARLMCVFLVDSELFRETPVQRLVAALLAQLCQPEVLPTLNLDCPLPGLASFPDLYANFLEHFEAVSFGDHLFGALVLLPLQRRFSVTLRLALFGEHVGALRALGLPLTQLPVSLECYTGPPEDNLALLQLYFRALVTGALRPCWCPVLYAVAVAHVNSFIFSQDPKSSDDVKAARRSMLQKTWLLADESLRQHLLHYQLPNSALPEGFELYPQLPPLRQQYLQRLTSGMLQNGGSET, from the exons ATGCTGTCAAGACCAAAGCCAGGGGAGTCTGAGCTGGACCTGCTGCGTTTCCAGAATCAGTTTCTTGCAGCTGGTGCAGCCCCAGCTGTACAATTGGTGAAGAAAGGAAGTAGGCGAGATGGCGACACTAACCCAAACCAAACTCCGCTGCAGGATCATCGGGATGTAGTGATGCTGGACA atctCCCAGATTTGCCCCCAGCTTTGGTTCCTGCTCCCCCGAAGagagccaggcccagccctggtTGTCCCTTGCCTGAACATGAGGACCCTGAAGAGAGGCTGAACAGGCATGATCAGCACATCACTGCTGTCTTGACTAAGATTATT GAACGGGATACAAGTTCAGCGGCTGTGAATCTGCCTCTGCCCAGTGGCGTTGCTTTTCCTCCCGTATTCCATCGCTCACAGGGGAGACAG GGGAAGGCAGCAACGTCTGGTAAGAGAAGCATCTTTGCCCAGGAGATTGCAGCAAGGAGAGTATCTGAAGCCAGAGTCCCAGCAGTTAGAGAAGTTGTGTCCATCCTGGACCCACCAGAGG GTGCTGTGACCTCTGAGGCACTCACACCTAGGGAGCAGGGCAACCAGCTTCCCTGTGGCAGCTCCAGCTTCCAGGGACCCCATCTGGTCACAGGGAAGGGGCTCAGGGGCCAGGAGGCTGAGCAGGAAGCCCAGACCATCCATGAAGAGAATGTAGCGAGACTGCAAGCCATGGCTCCCGAGGAGATCCTGCAGGAGCAGCAGCGGTTGCTGGCTCAGCTTG ATCCCAGCCTGGTTGCCTTCTTGAGATCTCGCAGCCGCACCCACAAGCAAGCAGGAGGGAAGGCTGCGGAggagcagaggccaggaggcCCCTCTGTTGAGGTCACTGGAGAGGAGCCCGTTGTGCCAGCTCCTGCTACTGAGCCCAGGCGGGAAGATGAGCTGGAGCCAGGAGCCCCAG ctctggcactgCCCATGACCCCCCACAAAGAATGGCTGCACATGGACACTGTTGAGCTGGAGAAGCTCCATTGGACCCAGGACCTGCCCCCACTCCGGCGGCAGCAGACACAGGAG AGGATGCAGGCCCGATTCAGTCTTCAGGGAGAGCTACTGGCCCCTGATGTGGACCTGCCCACCCATCTGGGCCTGCACCACCATGGAGAGGAGGCGGAG AGAGCAGGGTACTCCCTCCAGGAGCTGTTCCATCTGACGCGTAGCCAGGTGTCCCAGCAGAGAGTACTAGCACTGCATGTGTTGGCCCAGGTCATCAGCAGG GCCCAGGCTGGTGAGTTTGGGGACCAGCTAGTGGGCAGTGTCTTGCACCTCCTTTTGGATGCTGGTTTCCTCTTCCTGCTGCGCTTCTCCCTGGATGACAGAGTGGATGGGGTCATCGCAGCTGCTGTCCGGGCTCTTCGGGCTCTGCTGGTAGCTCCTGGAGATGAG GAGCTTCTTGACAGCACCTTCTCCTGGTACCACGGAGCTTTGGTGTTCCCTCTGATGCCCAGCCAGGAGGACaaggaggatgaggatgaggatgaagagCCCCcagcagaaaaagcaaaaaggaagaatCCTGAGGAAGGAAACCGGCCTCCATCTGACCTGGCCCGACATGATGTCATCAAG GGCCTTCTGGCTACCAACCTGCTGCCTCGGCTGCGCTATGTGCTGGAGGTGACCTGCCCAGGACCTTCTGTGGTCCTTGACATCCTGGCTGTGCTCATCCGCCTGGCCCGGCATTCCCTGGAGTCAGCCACAAgg GTCCTGGAGTGCCCTCGGCTGATAGAGACCGTGGTTCGAGAGTTCCTGCCCACCAGCTGGTCCCCAGTGGGGGTGGGGCCTACCCCTAGTCTGCACAAAGTACCCTGTGCTACTGCCATGAAACTACTTCGTGTCTTGGCCTCGGCTGGTAGGAATATTGCTGCCCGGCTG TTAAACAGCTTTGATCTCCGGAGCCACCTGCGCCGCTTTATAGCTGAGCCACCCCAGGAACTGGCCTTGCCCCCGGAGGAAGCTGAGATGCTGAGCATGGAGGCCTTCCGTCTGTGGGCCGTGGCCGCCTCCTATGGCCAGGGCAGTGATCTTTATCG GGAGCTTTACCCAGTGCTCATGCAGGCCCTGCAGGCTGTGCCCAAGGAGCTCAACGTCCACTCCCCTCGGCCCCTGTCCATGCAGCGGATAGCCTCCTTGCTCAGTCTCCTCACCCAGCTGACCCTGGCAGCCAGCAGCACTGCCCCTGAGCCCAGCAG TGACCCTGCTGAGGCCAGTCTGTCGGCCACCCCTTCCTTGATCACTTGGACAGAGGTGTCTGGGCTCCAGCTTCTGGTGGAGCCATGTCTAAGACAGACCTTGAAGTTGCTTCCCAGACCTGAGATGTGGAGTGCCCTGGGCCTGGTGCCCACAGCCTGCCTGCTCTTCCTGGATGCCTACTACCAGGCCTGGAGCCAGCAG CCAAGCTTGTGCCCAGGAGATTGGCTTCAGGACATGGAgcgcctgtcagaggagctgctgctgcccttgCTGAACCAGCCCACTCTGGGCAGCCTGTGGGATTCCCTTGG GCGCTGCTCCCTTCTCTGCAACCCGCTGTCCTGTGCTCCGACCCCTGAAACTCTCTCCAGCCTCGTGTCACTGGGCTGCACGGGAGGCCGCCCCGCTCTCAGTCTGGCTGGCTCAGCCTCCCCCTTCCCGTTCCTCAcagccctcctctctcttttcaacACCCTGGCCCGGATCCACAAGGGGCTATGTGGCCAG CTGGCTGCCATATTGGCTGCCCCAGGACTCCAGAATTACTTCCTCCAATGCGCGGCTCCTGTGGCCGCTCCACACCTCACACCCTTCTCTGCGTGGGCCCTGCGCCATGAGTGCCACCTGCAGTACCTGGCACTCACCCTGGCCCAGAGAGCG GCAACACTCCAGCCAATGGCGGCCACAAATGCCACCCTCCATCATGGCATGGCCTTGGCCCTGCTGAGCCGGCTGCTGCCCGGAAGCGAGCACCTCGCCCATGAACTACTGCTGAGCTGTGTATTCCGGCTGGAGTTCCTCCC GGAAGGAGCATCAGGGGGTCCTGAGGCAGCTGACTTCTCTGACCGGCTGTCCTTACGGAGTGGCAGGGACCCTGGGTGTGAACGAGGGGCTCAGCTAGCTCAGGCCTGCCAGGACCTCTCCAGCATTCGCAGCTGCTACCTGACCCACTGCTCACCGGCCCGAGCGAGCCTGCTAGCCTCCCAGGCCGTGTACCGAGGGGAGCTACAGCgaatcccagccctgctgctCCCTGTGCCTAAGGAGCCACTGCTGCCCACTGACTGGCCTTTCCTGCCTTTGATTCACCTCTACCACCGGGCCTCAGACACCCCCTCGGGGCTCCCTCCTGCTGACACTGTGGGCACAGCCATGCGGGCCTTGCAGTGGGTGCTAGTCCTAGAGAGCTGGCGCCCCCAGGCCCTCTGGGCTGTACCTCCTGCTGCCCGCCTGGCACGGCTCATGTGCGTGTTCCTGGTGGACAGTGAACTGTTCCGGGAGACCCCAGTACAACGTTTGGTGGCAGCCCTGCTGGCCCAGCTCTGCCAACCTGAAGTCCTGCCAACCCTCAACTTGGATTGCCCACTTCCGGGGCTGGCATCTTTCCCTGACCTCTATGCCAATTTCCTGGAGCATTTTGAGGCTGTCTCTTTTGGGGACCACCTCTTTGGGGCTCTGGTCCTCCTTCCCCTGCAGCGTCGGTTCAGCGTCACCTTGCGCCTCGCCCTCTTTGGGGAGCATGTGGGAGCCTTGCGAGCTCTGGGCCTGCCTCTGACCCAG TTGCCTGTGTCCCTGGAGTGCTACACAGGGCCTCCTGAAGACAACCTGGCTCTCCTTCAGCTCTACTTCCGGGCCCTGGTTACTGGTGCACTCCGTCCTTGCTGGTGCCCCGTGCTCTATGCTGTGGCTGTGGCCCACGTCAACAGCTTCATCTTCTCCCAGGACCCAAAGAGCTCA GACGATGTCAAGGCTGCCCGCAGGAGCATGCTGCAGAAAACTTGGCTGCTGGCAGATGAG AGTCTCCGGCAGCACCTCCTGCACTATCAGCTTCCCAACTCTGCCCTCCCAGAGGGCTTTGAGCTATATCCCCAGTTGCCCCCTCTGCGTCAGCAGTACCTCCAGAGACTGACCTCAGGGATGCTCCAAAATGGGGGCTCAGAGACCTAG